AGCAATGGCAGGCAGCTTTCTCTCGGTATCTGGTACTCATCTACGAAAATTCTATCGGCAATGACTGTCAGAGCTTTGTGTGCATGCCCGCACTCTCCAACCACAATTCTGTTTACATCAAGCTTTCTTGCGATTTCAGCGTGTTTGAGGGCTATCCTTGAGAACTGCACGTCATCATACCAGACTCCGTAGTTAACAGCATCGTAGCCAACCATCTCACTGCTAAGCGTCCAGTCCAGCCCTGCTTCCTCGAAGATTATGGCGAAGGCAGCGATGTTTTCCGGCCAGCTGAGGTATTCTCCTGCATTGTGGTAGAGAAGGATGTCCGCTCCTTTTACATCCACGGGTATCTTTATCTTCTTTCCCGTTCTCTCCTCTATCTCCTCCTCAATGAACTCGATGATGTCTTTAAATCCTTCAGTGGTTAAGCCCGTTGAAGAGCCCTTTTCGAGGTGCTGAACTGTCCCCTGCATGTGCAGGGATGAAGGAGCTATTCCCATCTCCTGGCTGAAGAGCTTCCTTATTTCTCTCGTTATCAGGCCGTTGTCTATTCCGAGGGGGCAGGTTTGGGTGCATCTTCTGCAGAGGGTGCATCTGTAGGCGAGTTCAGCGAGCCTTGTGACGGTCAGAGCGTTCAACTCGATATCAGCACCCGTAAATTTACCAAGCAACCCACCTGTGGGCTGTAGGTATCTTTTGATTATCCTCCTCAATACTTCCGACCTGTAGGTTGGTCTGTAAATTTCCTTCCTCCCGCTTGACACGAAAATGGGACAGGCTTCACTGCAGGTCTGGCACCGGGCGCAGTACTCAAGGGAAAGCATTAAAGGCTGCAAGAATGTCCAGTTTGCCTCCCTGTCAAGGAGCTTTCTCAGCCCGGAAAGGAACCTCTCAACCAGCTCCTTTTCCTCTTCCTCATTCTGCGGTTTCCAAGGCTCGTCTATGGCTATGTAGCCGTCAAGCTCAGTAACGTACTTCTCGCTCCACTCAGGATTTGGTTCCTGAAGCTCTGGCTCATCCCCGCTGTCGTAGGGTGGGGGGAGCTTCAGCAAATCCTGAAGATGTATGTAAGCTAGCCTTTCGTATGGTAA
The nucleotide sequence above comes from Archaeoglobus fulgidus DSM 4304. Encoded proteins:
- a CDS encoding (Fe-S)-binding protein, encoding MVWRKKDELITVQDIALPYERLAYIHLQDLLKLPPPYDSGDEPELQEPNPEWSEKYVTELDGYIAIDEPWKPQNEEEEKELVERFLSGLRKLLDREANWTFLQPLMLSLEYCARCQTCSEACPIFVSSGRKEIYRPTYRSEVLRRIIKRYLQPTGGLLGKFTGADIELNALTVTRLAELAYRCTLCRRCTQTCPLGIDNGLITREIRKLFSQEMGIAPSSLHMQGTVQHLEKGSSTGLTTEGFKDIIEFIEEEIEERTGKKIKIPVDVKGADILLYHNAGEYLSWPENIAAFAIIFEEAGLDWTLSSEMVGYDAVNYGVWYDDVQFSRIALKHAEIARKLDVNRIVVGECGHAHKALTVIADRIFVDEYQIPRESCLPLLWDIVRKKKLNLDPEKNNFPVTLHDPCNVVRLMGIVEPQRRILNEICPQFREMHPNGVYNYCCGGGSGFAIMNSMNFPEFRVKVASRMKFKQILDAFQDSISPEINKYVCAPCSNCKGAIRDILTHYNATEKCGIYYGGLVELIVNAMVDIEEPFIEMY